The Littorina saxatilis isolate snail1 linkage group LG1, US_GU_Lsax_2.0, whole genome shotgun sequence nucleotide sequence TCTGTCAGGTTCATCAAAACAACAgtctcaaataaaaaaaaataggctcCATGACTCGGTGAGTCAGATCTCACTGAGACATATGACAGAAACAACAGCAAAAGTTTGTTCTTCCATAACATCTGTGCAAGTAGCACTAGCATACTTGtacttcagtttcattctcttCCTGTACCTCTTTTCATCCTCATCAGCACCACCAtcatccccaccaccaccaccaccatcatcatcatcatcatcatcatcatcatcaccaccaccaccaccatcatcatcatcatcatcaccaccaccaccatcaccatcatcatcatcaccaccaccaccatcaccatcatcatcatcagcagcagcagcaggaggTGGATGAGCTGTGGGTTTGGGCGGATGCACACAGATGAGCTGCCCAGCACAGCGTGAGATGGCGTTGAGCCTGCCCGAATACTCATCGATGACCTGCGCCCCACCCTGGGCCTTCTTGTTGTGTTCCTGCAGCCACACCACCACGCTTGATTCCAGCCCTCGAACATCCTCACTGCGGGCCACTACCACCTCGATCGTCCTTCGAGGCGGTGGCCACGCTCGCCGCAGCAGCGGAATCCCGTGGTCGGAGCACTGAGACAGGCAGCCCGCCCTGCCGCAATCCTACCACAAAGCCGGCAGAGTCGGACATAGCGCGGAATGATGTGAGCACAAGGACGTCAAGGTATCGCAGTGAAGGCCGATGAGTGCCTTCGGTTGTGCCTGCAACTGATAATTCATCATGGTATACGCTTGGATAAAACTTGGACCTTCAACCTTGCCAAAAATGAAGTGTGTTGGGGAAATTTGTGATAAACGTTACAGTCTTCAGACCGTCAAATTGCTGGCTCAGAAAataattattttcttcttttcctgTTCCAGAGTAGTGAAAGAGATTTAGATTTGTTACGAAATGGTTTCCTTATGATAGAGTAGATTTGTGGTATTATGCATTATGCTATATCTCGATTGggtgtgatttttttttgtttttaagaaacagaaagaaaagacaGTATGATGACCAAGGATGGCCCAGAAAGGTTGGAAGCATCTTAAACTTTCCACGGTCAATCAGGCCACACTGTTTCTATTAAATCGCTTGCTTTTGACTACTCTGTATTAGCTTCTTTAATCTGAATTTGTGGGTCAGTATTTTTAAAGTCTGAAGAAAACTTTCTTTTGTGGACTCAGGGTTGTCAACAAACCTAAAGAGGCAGCAGGGGCggacgaagggggggggggggggtttggggtttccggaaaatccccccccccccccccagccaaaaaataaaaatatctttatggtgcatttctttattttacattgagtttcaatttttggggtattaatcagtgacaaaatctgctgcctgaaactgatcatcctcagaatgcatcagattgcaccattttgcatcctttttttcaaaatgttacggggggacatgcccccggacccccccagcaagctaggcgcttcgtgccttcacacccatatcttcacaatatacttttgaaccccccccccccccccccataaaatgaactgatccgcccctgcgcGGGCAAAGTAGTCACCCCAAGTTCACCACCTGATACACACATTCACGTAAGGGAAACAACTAAGGCaatgatacacacagagatgACAATGTACATATCAACAAACActtttgtacacacacacacacacacaccacacacacacacacacacacacacacacacacacacacacacacacagagaattaCCTGCAACACCGACATGAAGATCCTCTGTCAACACCCTTGCCACGTCCCGACCGCACTGAATGCACTCGCGTGGCTTTCTTCCAGTCTCGTGACCTTCACCCTCATGACTCATGTAGCACGGGGCAGGCCCGTCACAGTGAGGCTGACAGGGAAGGGTTTTTTCAGACTGAGCTCCACCGGTCTCTGCCTCAGCACCACCGGTCTCTGCTTCAGCACCACCGGTCTCTGCTTCTGTGTAGCGGTAGATGTCTCCTAGGAGGAACAAGTCAGACGCCTGAACCTCACGAACGACGGAGGGCGGAGATCTAAGCGCCTGTGTCAGCTTTTCTTCTATCAAAGATGTTGGTCGGTATTTGTGTTGAAAACACGCCGCCCAGAAAATGAGGTTTGGGAAACGCGCAAGGAGCTGGTCGACCAACTTTTCAAACTTGCTGTTTGACAgggaaaaaaatgcaaaaagatgtacaaacaagtcgcgtaaggcgaaaatacaacatttagtcaagctcagtcgaactcacagaatgaaactgaacgcattgcattttttccgcaagaccgtacactcgtagcatcgtctgtccaccgctcgtggcaaaggcagtgaaattaacaatccagaaaagcgcggtagcggttgcgctgaggagaatagcacgcttttttatatctctattctttttaactctctgaatgtgtttttaatcaaaacatatatctatatgtttttggaatcaggaacggacaaggaataagatgaaattgtttttaaatcgatttcggaaatttaattttaatcataatttttatatttttaattttcagagattgtttttaatccgaatataatatatttatatgtttttataatcagacaatgatgaagaatacgataaacgtaattttggatcgttttataaaaaaatatgtttaattacaattttcagatttttaatgaccaaagtcattaattaatttttaagcctccaagctgaaatgcaatctcaaagtccggccttcgtcgaaaattgcttggccaaaatttcgatcaatttaattgaaaaatgagggtgtgacagtgccgccttaacttttacaaaatgccagatatgacgtcatcaaagacatttatcgaaaaaatggaaaaaaaaacgtctggggatatcataccttggaactctcatgaaaaatttcataaagatcggtccagtagtttactctgaatcgctctacacacacacacacacacacacacacatacacgaccctcgtctcgattcccccctctatgttaaaacatttagtcaaaacttgactaaatgtaaaaaggtcaaACATGTAAATGTTCTATTCAACATAATTATTAACGTAACGCATTCCTGACTAGCTTCAGCAGATGTAGCTACGTATACGATGGTGTTTTTGTTTCAAGTTATATGTCTGTGTTCATTGACATTGCCGGGGTTAGGAGCATGGTCCCCATAGTTACATCATGCAGTTCCCTTTCATTCGAAAACGCTTTGTGCATATTAAAATTTTTTGTCCTAATTAACTGGCCACTGCTTCCATTGAGGACGTTAACTCTGAATTTCATCTTGTTCTGCGGCCGGGCCTGTACCAGTGAGTCGGCAAACCCTAGTTTTGTATTGAAGACACAAGGCTCTGAATTATTTACAAGCATCCTATTCTAAATTTGTGTTGAAGGACAGCATCTTCCATTATTAAAATGTGTCACGGCCAACTTCGAAAATTGGTTGGCACAAGGGGTGTTTTGGGGGTCCCGGTacctcagttggtagagcactgtcCCTCGTTTTTTTAACGCGAGAATTGGTGAATAGGATGAGGAAGTAAGGTTTCCTTTGGCAATTCTAGCCGCGAGGAACGCCAGGATTTGGCAAGCGAAGGCTAGTACGCATTGGACATGCTCGCTACGCGAGAAAAAACTGTCGGCCGCAGAGCTGCCAAcccgattggctgtccatggttgtttaccgaccagtgcagacgactTCTTCAttatcaaccaatggtgtttaattcttgcgtagctagtCATCAAACCGTTTCATATTCACTCTCGTTTTCTAGCTCCGCGAGCGACTAGCCGCAAGCATGTATCGCCTTAAAAAACACACGTCAGGACTTGTGATCCGCGGATGACGGCTTCGAATCCGGACCGGGATGGACACGGGTAAACTTTTTGTGCAGACTCAaatacggtatccatgttccacccccgtatCACccctgtggcacgtaaaagacctgtCATTCTGGTTAAAGTTCAGGTGGTTGATTACACATGAACACgaacacacctgggtagcgccactctgTTGCTGCTGGTTTTCCACTGAAaggaagcgacctgaatttcacatcgatgggacaataaagcaatgaaaatgaaattgaaaaatTGAAATTGTCTCTCGGATCCATATAAGTGTGGCTGAGCCTGAAAGTGCCAGTTCCATTAATTTTGTGAGTATCAAAGTTGCTACAGAATAACGTACACAAACTTGGCAAAACaaatattgcaacaaatttcgcacccaaattaaagcattaattcccgtttaatttcattaaaactttatatgccagttaaggccgttcacttgactatcaggATCACTTTTTGGATTAGAAATATCATTTACAGGGattacgtgaccgccgctcaaataagggcaccctcaaaatcgaccagagaAAAACGAAAGggcccaattaaaaatcgacaaaaaatcacaataggcaaagcTTTGCAACTTTTActtacgagaagaaagtcataccaattatctaccctgaacaggttgatttgtttagctagcttgcgtatttcgtgtgctatgctattcctccTGATGCAGGAATTGATCGCAAGAGcagtcaaaaacgggactttttgcgtcatttttatatttagtcaagttttgactaaatattttaacatcgaggggggaatcgagacgagggtcgtggtgtatgtgtgtctgtctgtctgtctgtgcgtgtgtgtgtgtgtgtgtgtgtgtgtgtgtgtgtgtgtgtgtgtgtgtgtgtgtgtgtagagcgattcagactaaactactggaccgatctttatgaaatttgacatgagagttccagggtatgaaatccccgaatgtttttttctttttttggataaatgtctttgatgacgtcatatccggcttttcgtaaaagttgaggcggcactgccacgccctcatttttcaaccaaattggttgaaattttggtcaagtaatcttcgacgaagcgcggacttcggtattgcatttcagcttggtggcttaaaaattaattaatgactttggtcattaaaaatctgaaaactgtaaaaaaaaaaaaaaatttataaaacgatccaaatttacgtttattttattctccatcatttgctgattccaaaaacatataaatatgttatatttggattaaaaacaagctctgaaaattaaatatataaaaattattatcaaaattaaattgtcgaaatcaatttaaaaacactttcatcttattccttgtcggttcctgattccaaaaacatatagatatgatatgtttggattaaaaactacgctcagaaagttaaaacaaagagaggtacagaaaagcgtgctatccttcttagcgcaactactaccccgctcttcttgtcaatttcactgcctatgccgtgagcggtggactacgagtatacggtcttgctgcgttgcattgcgttcagtttcattctgtgagttcgacagctacttgactaaatattgtattttcgccttacgcgacttgtttagggTTCTCATAACAAAAACGCTTTACTTTAGCAATGAcgtggtggattgctttgacacTTTCAGCATAATTTAACAACATACAAGAGATACTTCGAGCGAAATTGGATTATTACAGATATTTGttcagatgtgacgcaatgttttgGAAAAAGTTTAGTTGAAGAATTTTTCAAGTACATAAAAGCATACCTGGCGTTTATTGAGTCACAACACACCTCGTCAGCGATGATGCAGGGTGTCTCACATTGTCGACTATTGGATGCTTCCACCAAAGTCCGCACCGCCGTATCTTCCGCCTGTCCCTCCCTCAGATCAAACTCGTGCAGGTGTACCCGATCTGCAGCTGCTGGTTCCATCTGCTTCAGTTGGTGAACAATGCTGTGTGACATTGTCAGGCTGGGACCCCAGCTGCTAACTACGTCTACATGCATGCCAGCACGCACCAACTCTTTGGCTTTCAACACCAACATGATAGTTTTTCCAACGCCAGGAGGACCTGTGAGGAAAACCAGCTGTCTATTCCTTTGCAGTATCTTCACTTGGTGATGGGTCAGCATGATCTGAGTGAACCGCTTTCTCGTCTCCAATGCCGCCTCACCCTCAGTTCTGATGAGGTCCATGGAACGCCGATGAGGCCTCACAGAACAGAATACTTTGACAACGGTGGCAGGGCCAGCAAA carries:
- the LOC138947077 gene encoding uncharacterized protein, which translates into the protein MSENRMSRKRNVTTKGVTMNREQPSSSCSPMSAGPQMSLTDIPLKAWYPRWNERAHFVPPVLMFRTDYDTMTVAGVDVRVPRPPVRNPSRGDPPAVLNTDVIDDQTQQRVLHCLRHFSEEQQEPEVMFVLSNLRFEDYLNEPCFAAAAKTLPRPVDLKKQEQDRGDFDVLIIHRVHGILACEIKSVSARNSSQPMTEQKVEKKVKTKVDRAIKQLVKSGDVLKHLVSDIPGQIPIRKALILPNVSATQLTQVLNSSPQLLQDLRQCLGVAEDSDPVPLCLTSDGLSDTATPHLITRDVLLQLRQWWNARVVGVKTASLSDDLYLNLLTRFAGPATVVKVFCSVRPHRRSMDLIRTEGEAALETRKRFTQIMLTHHQVKILQRNRQLVFLTGPPGVGKTIMLVLKAKELVRAGMHVDVVSSWGPSLTMSHSIVHQLKQMEPAAADRVHLHEFDLREGQAEDTAVRTLVEASNSRQCETPCIIADEVCCDSINASKFEKLVDQLLARFPNLIFWAACFQHKYRPTSLIEEKLTQALRSPPSVVREVQASDLFLLGDIYRYTEAETGGAEAETGGAEAETGGAQSEKTLPCQPHCDGPAPCYMSHEGEGHETGRKPRECIQCGRDVARVLTEDLHVGVAVAGTTEGTHRPSLRYLDVLVLTSFRAMSDSAGFVVGLRQGGLPVSVLRPRDSAAAASVATASKDDRGGSGPQ